The following are encoded together in the Mesoplodon densirostris isolate mMesDen1 chromosome 2, mMesDen1 primary haplotype, whole genome shotgun sequence genome:
- the STMN1 gene encoding stathmin → MASSDIQVKELEKRASGQAFELILSPRSKESVPEFPLSPPKKKDLSLEEIQKKLEAAEERRKSHEAEVLKQLAEKREHEKEVLQKAIEENNNFSKMAEEKLTHKMEANKENREAQMAAKLERLREKDKHIEEVRKNKESKDPADETEAD, encoded by the exons ATGGCTTCTTCTG ATATCCAGGTGAAGGAACTGGAGAAGCGTGCCTCAGGCCAGgcttttgagctgattctcagcCCTCGATCAAAAGAATCTGTCCCAGAattccccctttcccctccaaAGAAGAAGGATCTTTCCCTGGAGGAAATTCAGAAGAAActagaagctgcagaagaaagaCGCAAG tCCCATGAAGCTGAGGTCTTGAAGCAGCTTGCTGAGAAACGAGAGCATGAGAAGGAAGTGCTTCAAAAAGCGATAGAGGAGAACAACAACTTCAGTAAAATGGCAGAAGAGAAGCTGACCCACAAAATGGAAGCCAACAAAGAGAACCGAGAGGCGCAAATGGCTGCCAAACTGGAGCGTTTGCGAGAGAAG GACAAGCACATTGAAGAAGTGCGGAAGAACAAAGAATCCAAAGATCCTGCTGATGAGACTGAAGCTGACTAA